From a region of the Candidatus Zixiibacteriota bacterium genome:
- a CDS encoding sodium:solute symporter family protein, producing MALVDTLIIAAYLLGIIVFSLWRRPAPSDSAVEYMLDGRRLTLPAFVATLVCNWYGGILGVGEYSYRYGVSNWFVFGLPYYLGALLFAWLLAAKARRTEFITIPDRLNQYYGRPAAILGAVVVFGWTLPTAYILILGVLGQAFFGWPKSIGIVIGAVIVTIYAFIGGFRTLVRADIWHFLFMYLGFVVIFIALVAGYGGQDFLTSRLPETHFQWHGGNSAWFIIVWYFIALSTLVEPSFFQACYAARDEKTARRGILVSILCWFVFDMLTTTCGLYARAILPPDIDPVSAFPLLGQEVLPAGLFGIFAVSLIATVISTADSYLFIAASTAGKDIFARWRDMNDEIINRYTKWALIGSAVLTVVISALFESVVTVWYGFGSVGTPILLVPLLTTFVGNRVMSGRAAVVAMVLGGLASTVWLGTAQLTWDGAYALGIEPIFPGLAASLLVYLVSGRRRPSYLP from the coding sequence TTGGCGCTCGTCGACACACTGATCATCGCCGCGTATTTGCTCGGCATCATCGTCTTTAGCCTCTGGCGCCGACCGGCCCCCAGCGATAGTGCCGTCGAATACATGCTGGATGGTCGCCGCCTGACGTTGCCTGCCTTTGTTGCCACACTGGTCTGCAACTGGTACGGCGGAATACTTGGTGTCGGCGAGTATTCCTATCGCTACGGGGTTTCCAATTGGTTTGTCTTTGGTTTACCGTACTATCTCGGCGCTTTGCTCTTTGCGTGGCTGCTGGCGGCCAAGGCACGCCGTACCGAGTTCATCACGATTCCCGATCGCCTCAACCAGTATTATGGCCGTCCCGCGGCGATTCTTGGCGCCGTAGTCGTCTTCGGCTGGACTCTGCCGACTGCTTACATTCTGATCTTGGGGGTGCTCGGACAGGCCTTCTTCGGCTGGCCGAAATCGATCGGTATCGTCATCGGCGCGGTCATCGTTACAATCTATGCCTTCATTGGCGGCTTCCGTACGCTTGTCCGCGCCGACATCTGGCACTTTCTCTTCATGTACCTTGGCTTCGTGGTGATCTTCATCGCGCTGGTTGCCGGTTACGGCGGCCAGGATTTTCTTACCTCCCGTCTCCCGGAAACCCATTTCCAGTGGCACGGCGGCAACAGCGCCTGGTTCATTATCGTCTGGTATTTCATCGCGCTGTCGACTCTGGTGGAGCCGTCGTTTTTCCAGGCTTGCTATGCCGCCCGCGATGAAAAAACAGCCCGCCGCGGAATTCTCGTCTCGATCCTCTGCTGGTTTGTTTTTGACATGCTGACCACGACCTGCGGGCTCTACGCACGAGCCATCCTGCCCCCCGACATTGATCCCGTTTCCGCCTTTCCGCTGCTGGGGCAGGAGGTGCTGCCGGCCGGGCTGTTCGGGATCTTTGCCGTTTCGCTGATTGCGACTGTTATCTCCACCGCTGATTCATACCTGTTTATCGCCGCTTCGACGGCCGGCAAGGACATTTTCGCGCGCTGGCGGGATATGAATGATGAGATTATTAATCGCTACACCAAATGGGCGCTGATCGGGTCGGCAGTTCTAACCGTCGTGATTTCCGCCCTCTTCGAGTCGGTGGTGACAGTCTGGTACGGCTTTGGCTCGGTCGGGACGCCGATTCTACTGGTTCCGCTGCTGACGACTTTTGTTGGCAATCGCGTCATGAGTGGTCGGGCGGCCGTTGTCGCGATGGTGCTCGGAGGACTGGCTTCCACGGTCTGGCTCGGCACGGCGCAACTGACCTGGGACGGCGCCTACGCGCTCGGTATCGAGCCGATCTTTCCCGGTTTGGCGGCATCTCTTCTAGTTTACCTGGTCAGTGGTCGGCGGCGGCCGTCGTACCTTCCCTAA